The following coding sequences are from one Culex quinquefasciatus strain JHB chromosome 1, VPISU_Cqui_1.0_pri_paternal, whole genome shotgun sequence window:
- the LOC119770167 gene encoding uncharacterized protein LOC119770167, whose translation MLSPRAIVDQYLELSSHDLSRMVYQLASNAVLEWNGLTVRGGSKIVKFLRQKQHAGQVQSFTGAVTTAQPFEVRDTHLATKANPPENLTISPVREGPIAATPSSPSTTIASGSVSEFRPEDPSFETPPKTLPALPHPLAPTGGRRFLPFPSDDEDEDGDDAGQSSDLLSNRQSNYSELQYLETVGTVRTANEPKHRGTRTTHHIPREDPSATSSGPSEATTSSSSSIGEKRTKLKLSYRTHLRTQEVQFALIIYEHISTRSTAVRRNLFVEEDLFQNLESPTRSHSPEPIPLPDSPPLLTAAAPASEDSPPIQPPGTPVKRRRIPPVIIGLRTSPRRSFAPDEGAGPANIQQTWPRKNTHSSSEGGGGGSASKQRKLSSASATIRKPLRF comes from the coding sequence atgttGTCCCCGCGTGCCATTGTGGACCAGTATTTGGAGCTGAGCTCCCATGACCTTTCCCGCATGGTGTACCAACTGGCGTCGAACGCCGTGCTCGAGTGGAACGGACTCACGGTTAGGGGAGGTTCGAAAATAGTGAAATTCCTGCGACAGAAACAGCACGCCGGACAGGTGCAAAGCTTTACCGGTGCCGTCACAACGGCGCAACCGTTTGAGGTGCGTGACACACATTTGGCCACCAAGGCAAATCCTCCGGAGAACTTGACCATAAGCCCGGTTCGGGAAGGTCCCATCGCTGCTACCCCTTCATCACCTTCGACGACGATCGCTTCCGGCAGTGTGAGCGAATTTCGACCGGAAGATCCCAGCTTCGAAACGCCACCGAAGACACTGCCGGCGTTGCCACATCCGCTGGCCCCCACCGGAGGCCGTCGCTTCCTACCATTTCCCAGTGACGATGAAGACGAAGACGGTGACGACGCTGGCCAGTCGTCGGACTTGTTGTCGAATCGCCAGAGCAACTACTCCGAGCTGCAGTACCTGGAAACGGTCGGCACCGTGCGAACCgccaacgagcccaaacatcGTGGTACTCGTACCACACACCACATTCCCCGCGAGGATCCTTCGGCGACCAGTTCCGGACCATCGGAGGCCAccacaagcagcagcagcagcatcggtGAAAAACGGACCAAACTGAAACTCTCCTACCGGACGCACCTTCGCACTCAGGAAGTCCAGTTCGCCCTCATAATCTACGAACACATCTCGACCCGATCGACCGCCGTCCGTCGGAACCTGTTCGTCGAGGAAGACCTATTCCAAAACCTAGAATCTCCAACGAGGTCACACTCCCCGGAACCAATCCCCCTCCCAGATTCCCCTCCCTTACTGACGGCAGCAGCCCCAGCGTCGGAAGATTCCCCACCGATCCAACCGCCCGGAACCCCCGTCAAACGGCGCCGCATCCCACCCGTCATCATCGGGCTGCGAACGTCCCCTCGGAGGAGCTTCGCTCCGGACGAAGGCGCCGGTCCGGCCAACATCCAGCAGACGTGGCCCCGCAAGAACACCCACTCGTCGTCGGAAGGCGGTGGCGGCGGTTCCGCAAGCAAGCAACGCAAACTCTCCAGTGCCTCCGCCACCATCCGGAAGCCGCTGCGGTTCTGA